The genomic segment ACATCGGCCTGATGGCCGCGCGTGAGGCGCTGAACCTGCTGGACGGTCAGCCGGTCGTCAGGCAGGTGTTCGAACCTGAACTGATCATCCGTGAATCCACTGCTCCCCCGGCAGCCCCGCGTCGTGCGGGCCGCGCGAAGCGGGGGGTGACGGCCATGAGCACTCCGGATGGCTGACCCACCGTGCTCGCCATTTGCCGCTTCTGAAAACGCTTTCAAATCGACCTGGAGGTCACCATGAAAAAAACCGCTGCGTTCGCCCTCGCCACCGCCCTGCTGCTGGGCACCGCCCACGCCCAGGAAAAAGTCACCCTGACCGTCGCCGCCTTCCCCAGCCTGGACAGCGCCATCAAGGCCATCCTGCCCGCCTGGACCAAACTGCACCCCAACGTCACCATCAACCTGCAGGCCCAGCAGTTCGCCGACCACCACAACGCCATGACCACCGCCCTCGCCACCGGCCAGGGCCTCCCCGACGTCATGGCCATCGAGATCGGCTACGTCGGCAAGTTCGCCGAAGGTCAGGGCCTGGAGAACCTGAACAGCGCCCCCTACAGCGCCACGCAGTACAAGAAACTGTTCACGCCCTTCACCATCGCACAGGCCACCAGCGCCGACGGCCGCTACATCGCCATGCCCACCGACATCGGCCCCGGCACCTTCTTCTACCGCAAGGACGTCCTCGACAAGGCCGGCGTCAACCCCGTGAACATGCAGCGCAGCTGGGAGAGCTACATCGCCAGCGGCAAGACCATCAAGGCCAAGACCGGCGCGTACCTCGTGAACACCGCCGCCTCCGTGTACAACGTCGCCATCCGCACCAACCTCAAGACCGGCGAGGGCATCTACTTCGACAGCAAGAACAACCTGCTCGTCGGGCCCGACAACGCCCGCTTCGTGCGCGCCATGACCCTCGCCAAGCAGATCCGCGACGCCGGCCTGGACGCCAAGATCGGCGAGTGGAGCAACGAGTGGTACGACGCCTTCAAGAAGGGCACCGTCGCCACGCAGTTCAGCGGCGCGTGGCTGCAGGGCGCCCTGCAGAACTGGATGGCGCCCGACACCAAGGGTCTGTGGCGCGTGCAGAACCTCCCCGAACGCGGCTTCGCCTCGTGGGGCGGCAGCTTCTACGCCATTCCCAGCAAGGCCAAGAACAAGCAGTGGGCCTGGGAATTCATCAAGTTCATGACCCTGAACCAGGGCTCGCAGATCACCGCCTTCAAGGACAACGGCGCCTTCCCCGCCCTGATCGCCGCGCAGAAGGACAAGGCCTTCAGCGAACCCGTCGAGTTCCTCGGCGGCCAGAAAGCCCGCGTGCTGTGGCGTGACGCCGCCGCCAAGACCAAGCCGATCGACGTGAACAAGTACGACTCGATCGCCGACCAGATCCTCCAGACCGAGCTGACCAACGTGCTCGAACAGGGCAAGGACATCAAACAGGCGCTCGCCGACGCCCGCGCCCAGATCGCGCGCCGCGCCCGCTAAGACCCCACACCCGGGGGGACGCGCGCCGGCCACCGCCGGCCGGCGCGGCCCCCCGCACTCACGCAAGGACGTCCCGCATGTCACAGCGCACCGCTCCCCGCGCGAGCTGGAGTTACACCCGCTTCCAGCAACGCTTCGCGCCGTACCTGTTCGTCAGTCCCTTCTTCATCCTGTTCGCCGTGTTCGGCCTGTTCCCGCTGCTGTTCAGCCTGTTCCTGGCCTTCCACTTCTGGAGCCCGCTGGACGGCATGGGCAACTGGAAGTTCGTGGGCTTCGAGAACTTCGGCCTGGCCCTGGGGCCCACCGACATGTTCTGGAAAAGCCTGAAGAACACCCTGTGGATCGGGCTGCTGTCCGGCATCCCGCAGCACCTCGTGGCGCTGCCGCTGGCGTTCATCATCCACCACAGCCTGCGCCGCTTCCAGGGCACCCTGAGTACCGTCCTGTTCCTGCCGTACATCACGAACGCCGTGGCGATCGCCATCGTGTTCGCCACGCTGTACTCCGAACGGCTGGGCATCCTGAACTACCTGGGCGGCCTCGTGGGCCTGGACCCGGTCCGCTGGCTGGGCGACCCGAACATGGTGCCGTACTCGGTCGCGGCCGTCGTGTTCTGGCGGTACGTCGGGTGGAACACCGTGCTGTACCTCTCGGGCCTGCAGGCCATCAGCGAGGACGTGTACGAGGCCGCCACCGTGGACGGCGCGAACGGCTGGCAGAAATTCTGGTACATCACGCTGCCGCTGCTGCGGCCCATGATGTTCTACGCCTTCACCCTGACCATCGTCGGCAGCATGCAGCTGTTCGAGGAACCCTTCATGCTGCTCAACGACGGCGGCGGCAGCGGCGGCGCGGGCCTGACGAGCGCCATGCACATCTTCAACACCGCGTTCCGTGACCTAGACATGGGCTACGCCAGTGCCATGAGCTGGCTGCTGTTCCTGGCGATCTTCGCCATGAGCATGCTGAACAACTACCTGTTCTCCCGCGACGGAGGGAAGAAATGACCACCACCCCCGCGCAGCGCGCCGCGCCCGGCCCCCGGCCCCGCCGCGCCCGGCTGCCGTGGCAGCGCGTGCCCATCTGGGCGCTGATGCTCCTGGCGTGCTTCCTGTCGGTCGTGCCGTTCTACCTGATGTTCGTGTGGGCCTCGCACCCCAGCGCGGAGGTGTTCACCTTCCCGCCGCACCTGTGGTTCGGGGACGCGTTCATCAGCAACTGGCAGGGCCTGATGCAGGTCACCGACGGTCAGGCGCCGCGGCAGTTCTGGAACTCGCTGTACATCGCGCTGATCTCCACGCTGACCACGCTGTTCTTCTGCTCGCTGGCCGGGTACGCGTTCGCCATGTACGACTTCCGCGGCAAGGGCGCGCTGTTCGGGTTCATCCTGGGCACCATGCTCATCCCGCCGCTGGTGATGGACATTCCCAGCTTCCTGGTCATGAACAACTTCCTGGGCTGGGTCGGCGAGCCGCGCGCCCTGTGGGTGCCGGGCATGGCGAACGCCTTCGGGATCTTCCTGATGCGCCAGTACATCTCGTCGGCGCTGCCGCGCGAACTGATCGAGGCGGCCCGCATGGACGGCGCGACCGAGTTCGGCATCTACCGTCAGGTGGTCCTGCCGCTGATCCGCCCGATCCTGGCCACACTGGGCGTCGTGACCTTCGTGGGCGCGTGGAACAACTTCAAGGGCGCGCTGATCATGAAACTCAGCGAACCCGACACCATGACCCTGCCGCTGAGCCTGCGCCGACTGGGCGGCGGCGCCACGAACGTGAACGTCGACTGGGGCGCGATCATGATGCTGGTCGTGATCACGGTCATTCCGCTGCTGATCGTGTTCCTGCTCGCCAGCCGTCAGGTGATCAGCGGCCTGACCAGCGGCGCCGTCAAGGACTGAAGCCGTGCGCCGCGCCCTGCACTCCCTGACCCTGGCCGCCGTCCTGACGGGCGCGCTGGCCGGTGCGGGGCAGGCCGTGACCGTCACGCCCGGCGCGGGCGAGTCCCGCCCCCTGGATGCACCGCTGCTGGGTGGGCCGGGCTTCAACCTGGGCAACTGGATGCCGGTCGTGGAGGCGCTGCCCGAACTGCGCGCCCTGCGCCCCGCGCTGCTGCGCTGGCCCGGCGGGAATATCGGCGACGAGAACGACCTGACCCGCGCCGCGCTGCAGACCCTGAAGACCAACTGGACGCTGCTGGGCCAGCCCGACCTGATCGTGCAGACCCGCGTGTTCACGCGCGGCGGCCTGGGTCGCGCCGCGCCGGAGGACGCCGCGCAGGCCGTGCGGGACGCCCGCGAGCTGGGCCTGCACGTGGCGTACTGGGAGATCGGGAACGAACCCGACCTGTACGCCACGAACCGCAGCGACCCCAGCTGGACGCCCGCGCGGTACTGCGCGACCGTGCGGGCGCAGCGCGCCGCGATCCTCGCGGTGGACCCGCAGGCGCGCGTCGCCGGGCCCGCCACCAGCAACCCCGGCGCGTTCCTGGACGAGGTGCTGCGCGAATGCGCCGACGCCTTCGATCTGGTCACGTACCACCTGTACCCCACCGACGGCGGCGCGACCGACGAAGCCGCGCTGGCGAGCATCGAACGCGTGACGGGCAGCGTGGCGCACCTGCGCGAGCTGTGGGCCGACCCGCAGCGCAACCCGACCGCGCAGGGCCGCGAGCTGAAGCTGGCCGTGACCGAGTTCGCGCTGTCCTGGCGCACCGACCGCGCCCGGCACCTCAGCGACGCGCTGGGCGGCCTGTGGGCGACCGAGGCCACGCTGCGCTTCCTGGAGGCCGGGGTCCGCCCCGCGTACTTCGCGCTGATGGGCGTCGGGAACCACGGGCTGCTGGACGACGCGGCCTTCCCGCGCTTCGGGTACGGCGCGCTGCGCGAGGCGGCGAACCTGCGCGGGCAGAGCTTCCCCGTGACCGGCGACGACCCGCGCGTGTGGCTGCACGCCGCCACCGACGGCGACCGCCTGACCCTGCTGGCCCTGAACACCAGCGCCGCGACCCTGCCGCTGACCCCGCAGCTGGACGGCTGGCGCGTCATCGGCGCGAAGACCGTCACGCCCGCCGGGGTGGACGCGGACCGCTTCCCCACCGCGCTGAACATCACCGGGCCGATGAAGCTGCCGCCCCAGAGCGTCACGCGCGTCGTGTTCCAACGCGCGCCCTGACCCGCCCCCCCTCTCCCCTCCCCCACTGGAGTTCTGCCATGACCAACCGCATTCCTGATCCTGCCCGTTTCCCCGCCCGCTTCGTCTGGGGTGTCGCCACGAGTTCCTACCAGATCGAGGGCGCGCCCCGCGAGGACGGCAAGGGCCCCAGCATCTGGGACACCTTCTGCCGCACGCCCGGCAAGGTCCGCGGCGGGGACACCGGCGACGTCGCCTGCGACCACTACCACCGCCTGGACAGCGACCTGGACATGATCCGTGACCTGGGCGTGAACGCGTACCGATTCAGCATCTCCTGGCCGCGCATCCTGCCGACCGGGCGCGGCGCGGTGAACCAGGCGGGCCTGGACTTCTACCAGCGCCTCGTGGACGGGCTGCTCACGCGCGGCATCACGCCGTGGGCGACGCTGTACCACTGGGACCTGCCGCAGACCCTGGAGGACGAGGGCGGCTGGACGGTGCGCGGCACCGCCGAGGCCTTCGGGACGTACTCGGCGGTCGTCGCGGCGGCGCTCGGGGACCGCGTGAAACACTTCATCACGCTGAACGAGCCGTGGTGCTCGGCTTACCTGGGCTACGGGATCGGCATTCACGCGCCGGGCCGTCACGACCTGCGGGCCAGTTTCGCCGCCACGCACCACCTGCTCGTCGGGCACGGGCGGGCCATGCAGGCCATCCGGGGTCAGGCGCCGGGCGCGCAGGCGGGCATCACGCTGAACCTCCACCACACGTACCCCGCGACGGACACGCCCGAGGACCGCGCCGCCGCGTACCGCATGGACGGCTTCCAGAACCGCTGGTACCTGGACCCGGTGTACGGGCGCGGCTACCCGCAGGACATGGTCGAGCTGCTGGGCGACCTGAGCCCGCAGGCGCAGGGCCTCGTGCTGCCCGGCGACACGGAACTGATGGGGCAGCCCACCGACTTCCTGGGCGTGAACATGTACTCGCGCGCGGTGGGGCAGGACGCGCCCGGCGAGGGCTTCCTGCACGCCCGGCAGATCCGTCCCGAGGGCAGCGCGTACACCGGCTTCGACTGGGAGGTCGCGCCGGACAGCCTGACCGACCTGCTCGTGCGCCTGCAGGAGGACTACGCGCCGGACGCGATCTACATCACCGAAAACGGCAGCACCTACCCGGACGTCGCGGACGAGGACGGGAACGTGAACGACCTGGAACGCACCCAGTACCTCACCGAGCACCTCGCGGCGACGCAGGAGGCCCTGGCACGCGGCGCGAAGGTCGCCGGGTACTTCGCGTGGTCGCTGATGGACAACTTCGAGTGGGCCGAAGGGTACGACAAGCGCTTCGGGATCGTGCACGTGAACTTCGACACGCAGGTCCGCACGCCGAAACTGTCGGGGCGCACGTACCGGGACTTCCTGGCGCGCGCGGGGCAGGCGGTCGGCGCGTGACGGACACCCTCGCGGCGGCCCAGTCCAGCACGGGAAGCGCCCCGGCGCCCGCCACGGTGTCTGCCACGGTGACGGTCACGAACCCGGTCCTGCCGGGCTTCCACCCGGACCCCAGCCTCCTGCGGGTCGGGGAGGACTACTACCTGGCGACGAGCACCTTCCAGTGGTACCCGGGCGTGGCGATCTACCACTCGCGGGATCTGGTGCACTGGCGGCTGGCGGCGCGGCCCCTGGAGCGCCTGTCGCAGCTGGATATGCGCGGGAACGCCGATTCGGGCGGTATCTGGGCGCCGTGCCTGAGTCACGACGGGGCGCAGTTCCACCTGATCTACACGGACGTGAAGAGCTGGGGCATCAACGAGCCGTTCAAGGACAGCCACAACTACCTGGTCACGGCGCCCGACATCGAGGGGCCCTGGAGTGAGCCGGTGTACCTGAACTCCAGCGGGTTCGACCCCAGCCTCTTCCATGACCTGCCCCAGCACGGTGGGGACGGGCGCAAGTGGCTGCTGAACATGCTGTGGGACCACCGCGCAGGCCGCAACCCGTTCGCGGGGATCGTGGCGCAGGAGTACAGCCCGGCCGAGGGGCGACTGGTGGGGCCGCGCACGACCATCTTCACCGGAACGGACCTGAAGGTCACGGAAGGCCCGCACATCTACAGGAAGGACGGCTGGTACTACCTGCTGACCGCCGAGGGCGGCACCAGCTGGGAGCACGCCGTCACGCTGGCCCGCTCCCGCGAGTTGCTCGGGCCGTACGAGGTGCACCCGCACAACCCGCTGATCACGGCGGTGGACGACCCGAGCCTGCCCATCCAGAAGTCCGGGCACGCCAGCCTGACCGACACCCCGGACGGGAGGTGGGTGATGGTGCACCTGTGCGGCCGACCCCTGACCCCGCGCGGCGAGTGCCCGCTGGGCCGCGAGACGGCGCTGCAGGGCCTGGACTGGCCCCAGGGCGAGTGGCCGCGCCTGACGGGGGGCGGGCACCACCCGGCGCTGCGCGCGACGCTGCCCGCGCTGCCGCCGCACCCCTGGCCGGAGGTGCCCGCCCGCGACGACTTCCGGGACGAGGCGCTGCGGCCCGAGTGGCTGACGCTG from the Deinococcus sedimenti genome contains:
- a CDS encoding ABC transporter substrate-binding protein; translation: MKKTAAFALATALLLGTAHAQEKVTLTVAAFPSLDSAIKAILPAWTKLHPNVTINLQAQQFADHHNAMTTALATGQGLPDVMAIEIGYVGKFAEGQGLENLNSAPYSATQYKKLFTPFTIAQATSADGRYIAMPTDIGPGTFFYRKDVLDKAGVNPVNMQRSWESYIASGKTIKAKTGAYLVNTAASVYNVAIRTNLKTGEGIYFDSKNNLLVGPDNARFVRAMTLAKQIRDAGLDAKIGEWSNEWYDAFKKGTVATQFSGAWLQGALQNWMAPDTKGLWRVQNLPERGFASWGGSFYAIPSKAKNKQWAWEFIKFMTLNQGSQITAFKDNGAFPALIAAQKDKAFSEPVEFLGGQKARVLWRDAAAKTKPIDVNKYDSIADQILQTELTNVLEQGKDIKQALADARAQIARRAR
- a CDS encoding carbohydrate ABC transporter permease, whose product is MSQRTAPRASWSYTRFQQRFAPYLFVSPFFILFAVFGLFPLLFSLFLAFHFWSPLDGMGNWKFVGFENFGLALGPTDMFWKSLKNTLWIGLLSGIPQHLVALPLAFIIHHSLRRFQGTLSTVLFLPYITNAVAIAIVFATLYSERLGILNYLGGLVGLDPVRWLGDPNMVPYSVAAVVFWRYVGWNTVLYLSGLQAISEDVYEAATVDGANGWQKFWYITLPLLRPMMFYAFTLTIVGSMQLFEEPFMLLNDGGGSGGAGLTSAMHIFNTAFRDLDMGYASAMSWLLFLAIFAMSMLNNYLFSRDGGKK
- a CDS encoding carbohydrate ABC transporter permease, with product MTTTPAQRAAPGPRPRRARLPWQRVPIWALMLLACFLSVVPFYLMFVWASHPSAEVFTFPPHLWFGDAFISNWQGLMQVTDGQAPRQFWNSLYIALISTLTTLFFCSLAGYAFAMYDFRGKGALFGFILGTMLIPPLVMDIPSFLVMNNFLGWVGEPRALWVPGMANAFGIFLMRQYISSALPRELIEAARMDGATEFGIYRQVVLPLIRPILATLGVVTFVGAWNNFKGALIMKLSEPDTMTLPLSLRRLGGGATNVNVDWGAIMMLVVITVIPLLIVFLLASRQVISGLTSGAVKD
- a CDS encoding GH1 family beta-glucosidase; translated protein: MTNRIPDPARFPARFVWGVATSSYQIEGAPREDGKGPSIWDTFCRTPGKVRGGDTGDVACDHYHRLDSDLDMIRDLGVNAYRFSISWPRILPTGRGAVNQAGLDFYQRLVDGLLTRGITPWATLYHWDLPQTLEDEGGWTVRGTAEAFGTYSAVVAAALGDRVKHFITLNEPWCSAYLGYGIGIHAPGRHDLRASFAATHHLLVGHGRAMQAIRGQAPGAQAGITLNLHHTYPATDTPEDRAAAYRMDGFQNRWYLDPVYGRGYPQDMVELLGDLSPQAQGLVLPGDTELMGQPTDFLGVNMYSRAVGQDAPGEGFLHARQIRPEGSAYTGFDWEVAPDSLTDLLVRLQEDYAPDAIYITENGSTYPDVADEDGNVNDLERTQYLTEHLAATQEALARGAKVAGYFAWSLMDNFEWAEGYDKRFGIVHVNFDTQVRTPKLSGRTYRDFLARAGQAVGA
- a CDS encoding glycoside hydrolase family 43 protein — its product is MTDTLAAAQSSTGSAPAPATVSATVTVTNPVLPGFHPDPSLLRVGEDYYLATSTFQWYPGVAIYHSRDLVHWRLAARPLERLSQLDMRGNADSGGIWAPCLSHDGAQFHLIYTDVKSWGINEPFKDSHNYLVTAPDIEGPWSEPVYLNSSGFDPSLFHDLPQHGGDGRKWLLNMLWDHRAGRNPFAGIVAQEYSPAEGRLVGPRTTIFTGTDLKVTEGPHIYRKDGWYYLLTAEGGTSWEHAVTLARSRELLGPYEVHPHNPLITAVDDPSLPIQKSGHASLTDTPDGRWVMVHLCGRPLTPRGECPLGRETALQGLDWPQGEWPRLTGGGHHPALRATLPALPPHPWPEVPARDDFRDEALRPEWLTLRAPAAELGVRLEDGGLVLPGREALMSRHHVALVGRRLQSLHGRLRTELSFDPRDFQQMAGVCAYYDSRNWVYARVSRDEAAGRALNVTSCENGAYREHLLADVPLGDVGRVGLEVRYSGDTFGFAYQVAGGGWTPVGPDFRAGLLSDEHCGGLSFTGTFLALTCQDLSGERREATFHWAESTEGEQE